DNA sequence from the Candidatus Kuenenbacteria bacterium genome:
AGACAGAAAACGGTTTAATTTGTATTTAAAAGAAATGGAATTTAGATTTAACCACCGGAAAGATGATAATTTGGCTAATATTATTAAAAAAATTATTAAAAAACATTACTAATTATTTGTCTGTTCTAGACAAGCACCTAAAAATAAATATTATTTTTAAAAAAGCCATTCTCTTGCTGGTAATTTTAAAATCCCTCATTTTTTTGGTTGTCTTTGGTGTAATTAATAATTTTCTGGTGCGGACGGGGAGACTTGAACTCCCACGGGTTGCCCCACATGCACCTCAAGCATGCGCGTATACCAATTCCGCCACGTCCGCAAAAATTATAGTTAAATGCGCATATACCCGCCGCTGGCGGATCCGCAAATGAATAAAAGTGATTTTGGAATCACTTTTATTATAACCTAAAAAACATTATCCACTAACTTATTTATTATTAGCCTTTTTGGTCTTCACCCGCTTCTTATAATTTGGCAGGAAATAAAGTTTGGCCCGGCGTGTTTTTATCTCTTTCACCAATTCAATCTTGTCTATCAAGGGAGACTGCAGGGGGTAAATTTTTTCTACACCGACATTATTGTGGGATATTTTTCTGACCAAAATAGAGCCATTGGCAGTTTTTTGTTTTCTGACCGACAAAATAATACCTTCAAAAACCTGGACCCGGGTTCTTTCTTTGCCCTTGGCGTCAATATCATTTATTTTCTCATGAACCCTGACAGTCATACCAGACTTTATTTCTCCAGCCGACAAGGTCTGCAATTTTTCTTTGGCTGCCCTTATTTCTTCTTTTTTTGTTTCTTCCGTCATATTTTTTTCTTATAATTATTCAGTTTATTATTATTCCTTATATTATCCGAATTGTTCTTTTTTGTCAAGTATTTACCTTGATTTTTTATCCCCAAAATGTTAAGCTAACCACAGTTTGGGGCGATAATTTTCCATACTTTTACCTTTTTAGAATATTGTGTGTGGCGCCCATGATGCCTCTGGCACAACATGGCGCCCGCTCTCAGTATTCGGAGCGAAGCAGTTTGCTCCTCATTTAACCTTCGAACTATGTCCGGACATTCCAAGTGGGCCACTACCAAAAGGGCCAAGGCCATCATCGATGCCAAAAGAAGCAGCGCCTTTACCAAGCTCAGCAATAATATAACCATTGCGGCCAAAGAAGGTGGAGGTGATCCTACTACTAATTTTAAATTGCGTCTCGCCATGGACAAGGCGCGTCAATTCAACATGCCCAAAGACAATATCGAGCGCGCTGTTAAACGGGGGACTGGTGAGCTAGGTGGCGCCACTGTTGAAGAAGTGATGTATGGTGCGCTTCTACCCCATTCTGTTGCCGTGATTATCAAATGTCTGACTGACAACAAAAATCGCACTCTGAACGAAGTCAAAATATTGCTCCAAAAAAACAACGCTCAACTAACCGATCTAAACTCCATCGCTTGGCAGTTTGAAAATCGGGGGGTAATTCATGCCAAACCACAAA
Encoded proteins:
- a CDS encoding YebC/PmpR family DNA-binding transcriptional regulator, whose protein sequence is MSGHSKWATTKRAKAIIDAKRSSAFTKLSNNITIAAKEGGGDPTTNFKLRLAMDKARQFNMPKDNIERAVKRGTGELGGATVEEVMYGALLPHSVAVIIKCLTDNKNRTLNEVKILLQKNNAQLTDLNSIAWQFENRGVIHAKPQNPIHQLADKTQEELELAIIDAGAEDFHQDEDEIIIYTNPKELQLVKEKLEIAGLAIDSADLEMVPKEKVSLEGESLEKIIKIFDLIDELSDLSDYYTNLE
- a CDS encoding 50S ribosomal protein L19, coding for MTEETKKEEIRAAKEKLQTLSAGEIKSGMTVRVHEKINDIDAKGKERTRVQVFEGIILSVRKQKTANGSILVRKISHNNVGVEKIYPLQSPLIDKIELVKEIKTRRAKLYFLPNYKKRVKTKKANNK